From a single Pseudomonas triticicola genomic region:
- a CDS encoding DUF2333 family protein has translation MLDWKNRAGSAPERAAEPKSATRSYVGGLLFSRALATVVGLYLLVTIALGWYWSQEPELFPVAQNAQVAAEKEGKQMVVGYTTVETLKTVAGTLLNKPGGYISNDRFPPGLWMDNTPSWEYGVLVQVRDLTRALRKDFARSQSQSAEDADLAKAEPRFNFDNKSWVLPSSESEYQEGINSLSRYQARLSDPNQKNALFYARADNLNNWLGDVGTRLGSLSQRLSASVGRVKLNTALKTEVPAVGEVPQVDEEVVETPWMQIDNVFYEARGQAWALSHLLRAIEVDFADVLAKKNATVSVRQIIRELEASQEPVWSPMILNGSGFGVLANHSLVMANYISRANAAVIDLRQLLNQG, from the coding sequence ATGCTGGACTGGAAAAACCGCGCGGGCAGCGCGCCTGAACGTGCCGCCGAGCCCAAGTCGGCCACCCGCAGCTATGTCGGCGGGCTGCTGTTCAGCCGGGCGCTGGCCACAGTGGTCGGTCTGTACTTGCTGGTCACCATCGCGCTGGGCTGGTACTGGAGCCAGGAACCGGAGCTGTTTCCGGTGGCGCAGAACGCCCAGGTCGCTGCCGAGAAAGAGGGCAAGCAAATGGTGGTCGGCTACACCACGGTCGAGACCCTGAAGACCGTTGCCGGCACTTTGCTCAACAAGCCGGGCGGTTACATTTCCAATGACCGTTTCCCGCCGGGCCTGTGGATGGACAACACGCCGAGCTGGGAATACGGCGTGCTGGTGCAGGTGCGTGACCTGACCCGCGCCCTGCGCAAGGATTTTGCCCGTTCGCAATCACAGTCGGCCGAAGACGCCGATCTGGCCAAGGCCGAACCGCGCTTCAACTTCGACAACAAGAGCTGGGTGCTGCCGTCCAGCGAGTCGGAATACCAGGAAGGCATCAACTCCCTGAGCCGTTATCAGGCGCGCCTGTCCGATCCGAATCAGAAAAACGCGCTGTTCTACGCCCGCGCCGACAACCTCAACAACTGGCTGGGCGATGTCGGCACCCGTCTCGGTTCGTTGTCGCAACGCCTGTCGGCCAGTGTCGGTCGGGTCAAGCTCAATACTGCGCTGAAGACCGAAGTTCCGGCGGTCGGCGAAGTGCCGCAGGTTGACGAAGAAGTCGTGGAAACCCCGTGGATGCAAATCGACAACGTGTTCTACGAAGCACGCGGTCAGGCCTGGGCACTGTCGCATCTGCTGCGCGCCATCGAAGTCGACTTCGCCGATGTGCTGGCGAAGAAGAACGCCACCGTCAGCGTGCGCCAGATCATCCGTGAGCTGGAGGCTTCGCAAGAGCCGGTGTGGAGCCCGATGATCCTCAATGGCAGCGGTTTCGGCGTATTGGCCAACCACTCGCTGGTCATGGCCAACTACATTTCCCGGGCCAACGCTGCGGTGATCGACTTGCGTCAACTGCTCAATCAGGGCTGA
- the speA gene encoding arginine decarboxylase — translation MSVRRTRKDDGSQWTVADSRSVYGIRHWGAGYFAINEAGRVEVRPNGPSSSPIDLFEQVDQLRKSGLSLPLLVRFPDILQDRVRQLTGAFDSNIERLEYQSKYTALYPIKVNQQEAVIENIIATQNVSIGLEAGSKPELLAVLALAPKGGTIVCNGYKDREFIRLALMGQKLGHNVFIVIEKESEVGLVIEEAASLKVKPQVGLRVRLSSLASSKWADTGGEKSKFGLSAAQLLSVVERFRGAGLDQGIRLLHFHMGSQIANLADYQHGFKEAIRYYGELRNLGLPVDHIDVGGGLGVDYDGTHSRNASSINYDMDDYAGVVVGMLKEFCDAQSLPHPHIFSESGRSLTAHHAMLVVQVTDVEKHNDEIPLIENKESLPETVQWLVDLLGPTDIEMVTETYWRATHYMSDVAAQYADGKLTLAEKALAEQCYFAVCRRLHNSLKARQRSHRQVLDELNDKLADKYICNFSVFQSLPDTWAIDQVLPIIPLHRLDEEPLRRAVLQDLTCDSDGKINQYVDEQSIETSLPVHALNEGEDYLLGVFLVGAYQEILGDMHNLFGDTDSVNIYQNADGSVYHAGIETHDTIEDMLRYVHLSPEELMTHYRDKCASARISASERTQFLDALRLGLTRSSYLSS, via the coding sequence ATGTCCGTACGACGCACACGTAAAGACGATGGCAGCCAATGGACAGTTGCGGACAGCCGCAGCGTTTACGGGATCCGCCATTGGGGGGCCGGGTATTTCGCGATCAATGAAGCCGGTCGCGTCGAGGTACGTCCGAACGGCCCGAGCAGCTCGCCTATCGACCTGTTCGAACAAGTCGACCAACTGCGCAAGAGCGGTTTGTCCTTGCCGCTGCTGGTGCGGTTCCCCGACATCCTGCAAGACCGTGTCCGTCAGTTGACCGGCGCTTTCGATTCGAACATCGAACGCCTGGAATACCAGAGCAAATACACCGCGCTGTACCCGATCAAGGTCAACCAGCAAGAAGCGGTGATCGAGAACATCATCGCCACCCAGAACGTCTCCATCGGTCTGGAAGCCGGCTCCAAGCCTGAGCTGCTGGCGGTGCTGGCGCTGGCGCCGAAGGGCGGCACCATTGTCTGCAACGGTTACAAGGACCGCGAGTTCATCCGCCTCGCGCTGATGGGCCAGAAGCTCGGCCACAACGTGTTCATCGTCATCGAGAAAGAATCCGAAGTCGGCCTGGTGATCGAAGAAGCCGCCTCGCTGAAGGTCAAGCCGCAGGTGGGTCTGCGCGTGCGGCTGTCGTCGCTGGCCTCCTCGAAGTGGGCGGACACCGGTGGTGAGAAATCCAAATTCGGTCTGTCGGCGGCGCAACTGCTGTCGGTGGTCGAGCGCTTCCGTGGCGCCGGCCTCGATCAAGGCATCCGCCTGCTGCACTTCCACATGGGTTCGCAGATCGCCAACCTCGCTGACTACCAGCACGGCTTCAAGGAAGCGATCCGTTACTACGGCGAATTGCGCAACCTCGGTCTGCCGGTCGATCACATCGACGTTGGCGGTGGCCTCGGTGTCGACTACGACGGCACCCACTCGCGCAACGCCAGTTCGATCAACTACGACATGGACGATTACGCCGGTGTTGTGGTCGGCATGCTCAAGGAATTCTGCGACGCGCAGAGCCTGCCGCATCCGCACATCTTCTCCGAGAGTGGCCGTTCGCTGACTGCGCACCACGCCATGCTGGTGGTGCAGGTCACCGACGTCGAGAAACACAACGACGAGATCCCGCTGATCGAGAACAAGGAAAGCCTGCCGGAAACCGTGCAATGGCTGGTCGATCTGCTTGGCCCGACCGACATCGAAATGGTCACCGAAACCTACTGGCGCGCCACGCACTACATGAGCGACGTCGCCGCGCAGTACGCCGATGGCAAGCTGACCCTGGCGGAAAAAGCCCTGGCCGAGCAGTGCTACTTCGCCGTGTGCCGTCGCCTGCACAACTCGCTGAAGGCGCGTCAGCGTTCGCACCGCCAGGTGCTCGACGAACTCAACGACAAGCTGGCCGACAAGTACATCTGCAACTTCTCGGTGTTCCAGAGCCTGCCGGACACCTGGGCGATCGATCAGGTGTTGCCGATCATCCCGCTGCACCGTCTCGATGAAGAGCCTCTGCGCCGTGCGGTGCTGCAGGATCTGACCTGCGACTCCGACGGCAAGATCAACCAGTACGTCGACGAGCAGAGCATCGAAACCAGCCTGCCAGTGCACGCGTTGAATGAAGGCGAAGATTACCTGCTGGGCGTATTCCTGGTCGGCGCCTATCAGGAAATCCTCGGCGACATGCACAACCTGTTCGGCGACACCGACTCGGTGAACATCTACCAGAACGCCGATGGCAGCGTGTACCACGCCGGTATCGAAACCCACGACACCATCGAAGACATGCTGCGTTACGTGCACTTGTCGCCGGAAGAACTGATGACCCACTACCGCGACAAGTGCGCCAGTGCCCGGATCAGTGCCAGCGAGCGCACGCAGTTCCTCGATGCCTTGCGTCTGGGCCTGACCCGCTCCTCCTATCTGTCTTCCTGA
- the gcbA gene encoding diguanylate cyclase GcbA has product MTEPEDPSRERLKHHFAQRVIHQARQILEIWQRLQRSEWSTVDLAELSEANLRLLRFAERFEQPEHTQLAHHISQSLQAVDANRGRLSSGLITDLNRLMQRLSRTGLRHGDQLDQTFLPPLRKPIYVMLQDHDRAERLAKQLEFFGLSAQALDSVAAFRSSMVERLPAAIVMDVDFSGPGIGLKLAAEAQVGLEEPLPLLFFSLHETDTPTRLAAVRAGGQEFLTGTLEASSLLEKIEVLTCVAQYEPYKVLIIDDSRAQALHTERLLNSAGIVTRTLIEPIQAMAELADFQPDLIILDMYMPACTGTELAKVIRHNDRYVSVPIIYLSAEDDLDKQLDAMSEGGDDFLTKPIKPRHLITTVRNRAARARNLKARMVRDSLTGLYNHTHILQLLEDCSFRARRENKPLSFAMLDIDHFKRVNDSHGHPMGDRVIKSLALFLKQRLRKTDFIGRYGGEEFAIVMPDTDIDAAHKVLDEIRQRFAEIHYPAQPQDLWCTFSAGVVEMCDDSDSLMMASQADEALYRAKGAGRNRVQTARQSKQSATFSSESTDSVITL; this is encoded by the coding sequence ATGACCGAGCCAGAAGACCCCAGCCGTGAGCGTCTCAAGCACCACTTTGCCCAGCGGGTAATTCATCAGGCACGTCAGATTCTTGAGATATGGCAGCGCCTGCAACGCAGTGAGTGGTCCACCGTCGATCTCGCCGAACTGAGCGAGGCGAATCTGCGTCTGCTGCGTTTTGCCGAGCGCTTTGAACAGCCGGAACACACTCAGTTGGCGCACCACATCAGCCAGTCGCTGCAAGCGGTGGATGCCAACCGTGGGCGCCTCAGCAGCGGCCTGATCACTGATCTGAATCGCTTGATGCAGCGCCTGTCGCGCACCGGCCTGCGCCATGGCGACCAGCTCGACCAGACGTTCCTGCCGCCGCTGCGCAAGCCGATCTACGTGATGTTGCAGGATCACGACCGCGCTGAACGACTGGCCAAGCAACTGGAGTTTTTCGGCTTGAGCGCGCAGGCATTGGACAGCGTGGCCGCGTTTCGCTCGTCAATGGTCGAGCGCTTGCCCGCGGCGATTGTCATGGACGTGGATTTCAGTGGCCCCGGCATCGGCCTGAAACTCGCCGCCGAAGCTCAGGTCGGCCTCGAAGAACCCCTGCCGCTGCTGTTCTTCAGCCTGCACGAAACCGACACCCCGACCCGCCTCGCCGCCGTGCGCGCCGGTGGCCAGGAATTCCTCACCGGCACCCTTGAAGCCTCGAGCCTGCTGGAAAAAATCGAGGTGCTGACCTGCGTCGCCCAGTACGAGCCCTATAAAGTGCTGATCATCGACGACTCGCGCGCCCAGGCCCTGCACACCGAGCGTCTGCTCAACAGTGCCGGGATTGTCACTCGCACCTTGATCGAACCGATTCAGGCAATGGCCGAGCTGGCGGATTTCCAGCCGGACCTGATCATCCTCGACATGTACATGCCGGCCTGCACCGGCACCGAGCTGGCCAAAGTGATCCGTCACAATGACCGCTACGTCAGCGTGCCAATCATTTACCTGTCGGCCGAGGACGATCTGGACAAGCAGCTCGACGCCATGAGCGAGGGCGGCGATGACTTCCTGACCAAGCCGATCAAACCGCGGCACCTGATCACCACTGTGCGCAACCGCGCCGCCCGCGCGCGCAACCTCAAAGCACGGATGGTCCGCGACAGCCTCACCGGCCTGTACAACCACACGCACATCCTGCAATTGCTCGAAGACTGCTCGTTCCGCGCGCGCCGCGAAAACAAGCCGCTGAGCTTTGCCATGCTCGACATCGATCACTTCAAGCGGGTCAACGACAGCCACGGCCACCCGATGGGCGACCGGGTGATCAAGAGCCTCGCGCTGTTTCTCAAGCAGCGTTTGCGCAAGACCGATTTCATTGGCCGATACGGCGGCGAAGAGTTCGCCATCGTCATGCCCGACACCGATATCGACGCGGCGCACAAAGTCCTCGACGAGATTCGCCAGCGCTTCGCCGAAATTCATTACCCGGCGCAGCCGCAGGACCTCTGGTGCACGTTCAGCGCCGGCGTAGTAGAAATGTGCGATGACTCCGACAGCCTGATGATGGCCAGCCAGGCCGATGAGGCGCTGTATCGCGCCAAGGGTGCAGGACGCAATCGGGTGCAGACCGCGCGCCAGTCAAAGCAAAGTGCCACTTTTTCATCGGAATCCACTGATTCGGTCATAACCCTGTAA
- a CDS encoding NUDIX hydrolase, which yields MSQSTREAAHRAASDAEQIAWVDEQDNLLGALVRSDLRERGLIGRGTYIMLFNSAGELCVHRRTLSKAIYPGYWDVAAGGMVQADESYAESAARELAEELGVSGVELTAHDHFYFEDTGNRLWCSAFSAVWDGPLKLQPEEVLEARFIPVEQVMREISEKPYCPDSLAALKRYLKAQQSNVAKNT from the coding sequence GTGAGCCAGAGCACAAGAGAGGCGGCCCATCGCGCCGCCTCGGACGCCGAACAGATCGCCTGGGTCGACGAGCAGGACAACTTGCTCGGCGCGCTGGTGCGCTCCGACTTGCGCGAGCGCGGGCTGATTGGCCGTGGCACCTACATCATGCTGTTCAATTCCGCCGGTGAGCTGTGCGTGCACCGGCGCACGTTGAGCAAGGCGATTTACCCCGGTTACTGGGATGTTGCCGCAGGCGGCATGGTCCAGGCTGACGAAAGCTACGCCGAGTCGGCGGCGCGCGAGCTTGCAGAAGAGCTGGGCGTCAGCGGCGTCGAACTCACCGCTCACGATCACTTCTACTTCGAAGACACCGGCAACCGCCTGTGGTGTTCGGCGTTTTCCGCCGTGTGGGACGGGCCGCTGAAACTGCAGCCGGAAGAAGTCCTCGAAGCGCGATTCATCCCCGTCGAACAGGTCATGCGCGAAATCAGCGAAAAGCCTTATTGCCCGGACTCTCTGGCCGCGCTGAAGCGCTATCTCAAGGCGCAGCAAAGCAACGTCGCAAAGAACACATGA
- a CDS encoding translation initiation factor Sui1, translated as MAKKAASFAALGGLVFSTDAGRHCPECSKPVDACICKQTVIPAGDGIARVRRESKGRGGKTVTTITGVPLAEDALKELATTLKKRCGTGGALKDGIIEIQGDHVELLLAELIKHGFKAKKSGG; from the coding sequence GTGGCCAAGAAAGCCGCATCCTTCGCCGCCCTGGGCGGCCTGGTATTTTCCACCGACGCAGGTCGTCATTGCCCGGAATGCAGCAAACCGGTGGACGCCTGTATCTGCAAACAAACCGTGATCCCGGCCGGTGACGGCATTGCCCGCGTGCGTCGCGAAAGCAAAGGGCGTGGCGGCAAGACGGTGACCACCATCACCGGCGTGCCTCTGGCCGAAGACGCGCTCAAGGAGCTGGCGACGACGTTGAAGAAACGTTGTGGCACCGGCGGGGCGTTGAAGGACGGCATCATCGAAATCCAGGGCGATCACGTCGAGCTACTCTTGGCGGAGCTGATCAAGCACGGTTTCAAAGCGAAGAAATCCGGCGGCTAG
- the accB gene encoding acetyl-CoA carboxylase biotin carboxyl carrier protein: MDIRKVKKLIELLEESGIDELEIKEGEESVRISRHSKTPAQQYYAPAPMQAPAAAPAAAPVAAAAPAAAAAPALNGTVARSPMVGTFYRKSSPTSPAFVEVGQTVKKGDTLCIVEAMKMMNHIEAETSGVIESILVEDGQPVEYDQPLFTIV; this comes from the coding sequence ATGGATATCCGTAAAGTTAAGAAACTGATCGAATTGCTGGAAGAGTCCGGCATCGACGAGCTCGAGATCAAGGAAGGCGAAGAGTCCGTACGCATCAGCCGTCACAGCAAGACTCCGGCGCAGCAGTACTACGCGCCAGCCCCGATGCAGGCTCCGGCCGCTGCCCCTGCTGCCGCGCCAGTCGCTGCCGCTGCTCCGGCTGCCGCTGCTGCACCCGCGCTGAACGGCACCGTGGCCCGTTCGCCGATGGTCGGCACCTTCTACCGCAAATCTTCGCCAACCTCGCCAGCCTTCGTTGAAGTCGGCCAGACCGTGAAGAAAGGCGACACCCTGTGCATCGTCGAAGCCATGAAGATGATGAACCACATCGAAGCTGAAACCAGCGGTGTGATCGAATCCATCCTCGTCGAAGACGGCCAGCCGGTTGAGTACGACCAACCGCTGTTCACCATCGTTTGA
- the aroQ gene encoding type II 3-dehydroquinate dehydratase → MATLLVLHGPNLNLLGTREPGTYGSTTLAQINQDLERRAREAGHHLLHLQSNAEYELIDRIHAARGEGVDFILINPAAFTHTSVALRDALLGVSIPFIEVHLSNVHKREPFRHHSYFSDVAVGVICGLGASGYRLALEAALEQLEHQAIRP, encoded by the coding sequence ATGGCAACGCTACTGGTGCTGCACGGCCCCAACCTGAACCTGCTCGGCACCCGGGAACCGGGGACCTACGGGTCGACGACCCTGGCGCAGATCAATCAGGATCTGGAGCGGCGCGCCCGTGAAGCCGGCCATCATCTGCTGCATCTGCAAAGCAACGCCGAGTACGAATTGATCGATCGCATCCACGCTGCGCGCGGTGAAGGCGTGGACTTCATTCTGATCAATCCGGCGGCTTTTACGCACACAAGTGTCGCATTACGTGACGCGCTGCTGGGAGTGAGCATCCCATTCATCGAAGTGCATTTGTCCAACGTGCACAAGCGCGAACCTTTCCGCCATCACTCCTATTTCTCCGATGTAGCGGTAGGAGTGATCTGCGGCCTTGGCGCCAGCGGTTACCGACTGGCCCTGGAGGCCGCACTAGAGCAGCTTGAACACCAAGCTATACGCCCCTGA
- a CDS encoding methyl-accepting chemotaxis protein has protein sequence MIGLILLIALLIDTLQRRLARTLTNLAPALSTWAEGDFSRDIQLGKTNRELHDIEASLNRLRAYLVDLVGTIRGNAEQVAGSSRTLAELSNDLHSGAEHQAGDTALIRDSLGELEATIQQVAGDARQAADASRHAGLAVEHGQTVIGQSLTGLHALVGEVQGNAQMIEHLAEESATIGGVLTVIRSIADQTNLLALNAAIEAARAGEMGRGFAVVAEEVRSLAQRTAGATAEIQALIAGLQTAARQSVEGMRAQVEHAEATASQAQAADGALDKIVGAIQTIADTAVRIADVTAQQSGAVSEIRDHSERIHQLGGDNLLRIGQGREQGENLLVLGGQLHTAVQAFRV, from the coding sequence ATGATCGGCCTGATTCTGCTGATCGCCCTGCTCATCGATACCTTGCAGCGGCGCCTGGCCCGCACCCTGACCAACCTCGCCCCGGCGCTGTCGACGTGGGCCGAGGGCGATTTCAGTCGCGACATCCAACTGGGCAAGACCAATCGAGAACTGCACGATATCGAAGCCTCGCTCAACCGCTTGCGCGCCTATCTGGTGGATCTGGTCGGCACCATTCGCGGCAACGCCGAGCAAGTCGCAGGCAGCAGCCGCACCCTCGCCGAACTGAGCAATGACCTGCATAGCGGCGCCGAGCATCAAGCAGGTGACACTGCGCTGATTCGCGACTCGCTGGGTGAACTGGAGGCGACCATTCAACAAGTGGCCGGCGATGCCCGCCAGGCTGCGGACGCCAGCCGTCATGCCGGTCTGGCCGTCGAACATGGCCAGACGGTGATCGGCCAGAGTCTCACCGGGCTGCATGCGCTGGTTGGTGAAGTTCAGGGCAATGCGCAGATGATCGAACATCTGGCGGAAGAGTCGGCAACCATTGGCGGCGTGCTGACGGTGATTCGTTCGATTGCGGATCAGACCAATCTGCTCGCCCTGAACGCCGCGATCGAAGCGGCCCGCGCCGGGGAGATGGGCCGTGGTTTTGCCGTGGTCGCCGAGGAAGTGCGCTCGCTGGCACAACGCACCGCCGGGGCCACGGCAGAAATCCAGGCGCTGATCGCCGGCCTGCAGACCGCCGCGCGGCAATCGGTCGAAGGCATGCGCGCGCAGGTCGAGCACGCCGAAGCCACGGCCAGTCAGGCGCAAGCGGCGGACGGTGCATTGGACAAAATCGTCGGCGCGATACAGACCATCGCCGACACCGCCGTGCGCATCGCCGATGTCACCGCGCAGCAAAGTGGCGCGGTCAGCGAGATCCGCGATCACAGCGAGCGCATTCATCAATTGGGTGGGGATAACCTGCTGCGCATCGGCCAGGGGCGCGAACAGGGCGAGAATCTGCTGGTTCTCGGCGGCCAACTGCACACAGCCGTCCAAGCCTTTCGCGTCTGA